The bacterium genome includes a window with the following:
- a CDS encoding sodium-dependent transporter — protein sequence MRGSFSNRIGFIAAAAGSAIGLGNIWKFPYEAGSNGGAAFLVIYVICAFVLCFPIMVSEIAIGRRTQLNPYGAFVMLSGSKSWGFVGVMGVLCGFMILSFYNVVAGWAFGYFLHMIGGDFDVAKDFIGYTTDFWDNLFFSMTFMFVTALIVAGGVQKGIEKWSKIMMPALVLILLFLIGYAFTLDNAMKGVEFYLVPNFSLVTGKTVYTALSQAFFSLSLGMGALITYGSYMNKSENVVSSAAIVTLSDTTVAFLAGLMIFPFVYFQGLQPSAGPGLVFVTLPGVFEHMGAFWGRFVGASFFLLLCFAALTSTISLLEVPVAYMVDEKKWPRKRAVWILATIIFIIGLPSMFSTGAVKWCTEFISYGGSTHDFLSVVSDIFNDTFLPLGGFLISTFAAYKWKTENLSEELAQGNPNYKGSIVEKFLNMMVMFVCPLIIGIVFVITILQKFIGIQIF from the coding sequence ATGCGAGGTTCATTTTCGAATCGGATTGGCTTTATTGCTGCGGCAGCAGGGTCGGCGATCGGGCTAGGAAACATTTGGAAATTTCCATACGAAGCCGGTTCCAACGGTGGGGCGGCTTTCTTAGTGATCTACGTCATCTGTGCGTTCGTTTTATGTTTCCCGATCATGGTTAGTGAAATTGCCATTGGCCGCCGCACTCAGCTTAATCCCTATGGCGCGTTTGTGATGTTATCAGGGAGTAAAAGTTGGGGCTTCGTCGGTGTGATGGGTGTTCTGTGCGGATTCATGATATTGTCGTTTTATAATGTGGTTGCCGGCTGGGCATTTGGATATTTTTTGCACATGATCGGAGGCGATTTTGATGTGGCCAAAGATTTTATCGGCTATACCACTGATTTTTGGGATAATTTGTTTTTTTCGATGACATTCATGTTTGTAACGGCGTTGATTGTTGCGGGCGGTGTTCAGAAAGGCATTGAGAAATGGTCAAAGATCATGATGCCAGCGCTCGTTCTGATATTACTTTTTTTGATTGGTTATGCTTTTACGCTTGATAACGCGATGAAAGGTGTAGAGTTTTATTTGGTACCCAATTTCAGTTTGGTTACCGGCAAGACCGTCTACACGGCATTGTCACAGGCTTTCTTTTCATTATCGCTTGGGATGGGAGCGTTGATCACATACGGTTCTTACATGAACAAATCGGAAAATGTCGTCAGTTCAGCAGCAATCGTGACTTTGTCGGATACGACGGTTGCTTTTTTAGCCGGATTAATGATCTTTCCGTTTGTTTACTTTCAAGGACTACAACCATCGGCAGGCCCCGGCCTCGTGTTTGTCACTTTACCGGGAGTCTTTGAACACATGGGTGCTTTTTGGGGACGTTTCGTCGGAGCCTCATTTTTCTTGTTGCTTTGTTTTGCCGCATTGACATCAACGATTTCACTGCTGGAAGTTCCGGTAGCTTACATGGTCGATGAAAAAAAATGGCCGCGCAAACGTGCAGTTTGGATACTGGCAACTATAATTTTTATTATCGGCCTTCCGAGCATGTTCTCAACCGGTGCGGTTAAATGGTGTACAGAATTCATTAGTTATGGCGGATCGACGCATGATTTTCTTTCCGTTGTATCCGATATTTTCAACGATACGTTTTTACCGCTGGGAGGTTTTTTGATTTCAACGTTTGCAGCGTATAAATGGAAGACAGAAAACTTGTCAGAGGAATTAGCCCAAGGTAATCCGAATTATAAAGGTTCGATAGTAGAAAAATTTCTGAATATGATGGTTATGTTCGTTTGTCCTTTGATCATCGGTATAGTGTTTGTTATTACGATTCTACAAAAATTTATTGGAATTCAAATTTTTTAA
- a CDS encoding peptidase — MARLIGLMATWLLTMSAFAGNNGLSIHYHINMTRTETDSFYVTLDVSGFKSDTTVFQFASTAPGTYQIMDVGRFVGSFRAFDAANKPLKVERRGTNQYAIYNARSLAKLTYQVEDTYDTMIKEFPIYVMAGSNLEKDNAVVNGQMVCGYFHGHQSNPIRISFEYPKDWTVGSALDMNKNEYVADTFDRLVDSPTLLGKLTHAEMKVGGTKVDIYSYSENDKIKADDLVPEMKKMIMAADQFLKGLPVKRYTFLFHFRANPGPVFGAWEHSYASLYVIPEGDPQKTAPGVVSIAAHEFFHIVTPLNIHSEIIEEFNYIKPVASQHLWLYEGTTEWASDFMQVRSGQMSDTELMNQISLKLQNNDQYDPDLSLVELSLGSFEKYVDQYQNIYDKGALTAMFLDMRLLELSKGKKGLRDIVNTLAKKYGPKKAFPESQFFDIFVEMTYPEIRDYIDQYIKGSKPLPVKEYLAKAGYEYIPSQKSGVFVTSRGKFDFGAYNNQIVVRNVDPTDSVNMQSGLKDGDVMLRIAYNGTEVSILDARFSTLMSSMHIGDPFAWIVKRDNKEVKLEANVGRREIIETHKIIPMVTLTKEQEQFRKWWLTNQ, encoded by the coding sequence ATGGCTCGTTTGATTGGACTTATGGCCACGTGGCTATTGACCATGTCCGCATTCGCCGGCAACAACGGATTATCAATTCACTACCACATCAACATGACGAGGACCGAGACCGACTCGTTTTATGTGACGCTCGACGTCAGTGGTTTTAAAAGCGACACGACGGTTTTTCAATTTGCTTCTACGGCGCCCGGCACTTACCAAATTATGGATGTTGGCCGTTTCGTGGGTAGTTTTCGTGCATTCGATGCGGCCAACAAACCGCTGAAAGTCGAACGACGCGGAACGAATCAATATGCGATTTATAATGCCCGTTCATTAGCTAAGCTCACGTACCAGGTCGAAGACACTTATGATACCATGATTAAGGAATTTCCTATTTACGTTATGGCCGGTTCTAATCTTGAGAAAGACAATGCCGTCGTCAATGGGCAAATGGTGTGTGGGTACTTTCACGGACATCAGTCTAATCCTATCCGCATCAGTTTCGAATATCCAAAAGACTGGACTGTCGGCAGCGCGCTGGATATGAACAAAAACGAATACGTAGCCGATACGTTTGATCGTTTAGTCGATTCACCGACGCTGCTCGGTAAACTAACCCATGCCGAGATGAAAGTTGGAGGCACAAAAGTCGACATCTACAGCTACTCGGAAAATGATAAAATCAAAGCGGACGATCTGGTTCCTGAGATGAAGAAAATGATCATGGCCGCCGATCAATTCCTCAAAGGCTTGCCCGTCAAGCGTTATACTTTCCTTTTCCATTTTCGGGCTAATCCTGGTCCTGTTTTTGGAGCATGGGAACACAGCTATGCTTCTTTGTACGTAATTCCCGAAGGCGACCCGCAAAAAACAGCCCCGGGCGTCGTGAGCATTGCGGCTCACGAGTTTTTCCATATCGTAACACCGCTCAATATCCATAGTGAAATCATTGAAGAATTCAATTACATCAAGCCCGTCGCTTCCCAACATTTATGGCTGTACGAAGGCACGACGGAATGGGCGAGCGACTTTATGCAAGTGCGTAGCGGACAAATGTCCGACACGGAGCTCATGAATCAAATTTCACTGAAACTTCAAAATAACGATCAGTACGATCCTGATTTAAGTCTCGTTGAACTCAGTCTTGGAAGTTTTGAAAAGTATGTCGATCAATATCAGAATATTTACGACAAAGGCGCACTCACGGCAATGTTTCTTGATATGCGGTTACTGGAATTGTCCAAAGGAAAAAAAGGATTACGCGATATAGTCAATACGCTCGCCAAAAAATACGGACCTAAAAAGGCTTTTCCCGAAAGCCAATTTTTTGATATTTTTGTTGAAATGACTTACCCGGAAATTCGCGATTATATCGATCAATACATTAAAGGTTCGAAACCTTTGCCCGTAAAAGAATATTTGGCCAAAGCAGGGTACGAATACATCCCGTCGCAGAAATCGGGTGTTTTTGTAACTTCACGCGGTAAATTTGATTTCGGCGCTTATAATAATCAGATCGTCGTACGCAACGTTGATCCAACCGATAGCGTCAACATGCAGTCCGGTCTGAAGGACGGCGATGTCATGTTAAGAATCGCGTACAACGGCACTGAAGTTAGTATCCTCGACGCGCGATTCTCGACCTTAATGTCATCGATGCATATCGGTGATCCTTTTGCCTGGATCGTTAAACGAGACAATAAAGAAGTGAAACTCGAAGCGAACGTCGGACGGCGTGAAATCATCGAGACGCATAAAATTATTCCAATGGTTACTCTGACTAAGGAACAAGAACAATTCAGAAAATGGTGGTTGACCAATCAATAA
- a CDS encoding peptidase, which translates to MKPLFALLMLCLAVTANAGNSKLELKYEIDVTKIESDSFNVTMTVNGVTSDSIVYQFIATSPGMYAVADAGRFVGSFKAYTASGSELPVSRASTNQYLIRNSKQLAKVSYRVEDTYDTAIQEHLIGPMGGTNIERDNAVINSQMVVGYFKGYQINPMQITFRYPKEWKIATALPEKKGVYYADSFDHLVDSPVLLGKLTEASLKIRGARIDVYCYSEHDIIQADSVLTYIKGIIESADKFLNGLPVNRFVFLFHFRKNTGPVVGALEHNYSSYFYMQENPISQVAPLMTAFAAHEFFHIVTPLNIHSEVIEPYNFETPVPSQHLWLYEGATEWAQMMMRVCGGLINEQQFLGVITQKLKISDGFRKDVSLQELSLGSFGELNSQYQNIYYKGALTAMILDMKLLELSKGKTGLREIIKQLSKKYGPKKTFSEKNFFDEFVAMTYPEITDFFERYVKKAEPLPLKEYLAKGGFNYNAEIRTGQYKADTGKYALTVNGDNQVVFIQVDTTHAINRELGVHDGDVMLKVKYQDQEAVPLVQNVIQLVNSIQIDSTFSIFIKRGDQEKVLTAKAGKKEIIVTHKLESMENPSKEQLEFRKLWLSNR; encoded by the coding sequence ATGAAACCACTTTTCGCACTTTTAATGTTGTGTTTGGCAGTAACGGCCAATGCAGGCAATTCCAAATTGGAATTGAAGTATGAAATTGACGTTACGAAGATCGAATCCGATTCTTTTAATGTCACGATGACTGTCAACGGCGTCACATCCGATTCGATCGTGTATCAGTTCATCGCCACGTCACCCGGTATGTATGCGGTCGCCGATGCAGGAAGATTTGTCGGAAGCTTCAAAGCTTACACGGCCTCCGGTAGTGAACTGCCGGTATCCCGTGCATCGACCAACCAATACCTTATTCGTAATTCCAAACAACTGGCCAAAGTTTCATATCGTGTTGAAGACACGTATGACACGGCTATTCAGGAACATCTGATCGGTCCGATGGGCGGAACCAATATCGAACGCGACAATGCCGTGATTAACTCACAAATGGTAGTCGGATATTTTAAGGGCTACCAAATCAATCCGATGCAGATAACTTTCCGTTATCCCAAAGAATGGAAAATCGCTACGGCGTTACCGGAAAAAAAAGGTGTCTACTACGCCGATTCATTTGATCATTTAGTCGATTCTCCGGTTTTGCTCGGCAAACTCACAGAGGCCAGCCTCAAAATCCGGGGCGCGCGCATCGATGTATATTGCTATTCCGAGCATGATATTATTCAAGCCGATAGTGTTTTAACCTATATCAAGGGGATCATCGAATCGGCCGACAAATTCCTGAACGGACTTCCAGTCAATCGGTTTGTCTTTTTATTCCATTTCCGAAAAAACACCGGACCGGTTGTCGGCGCATTGGAACATAATTATTCCAGCTATTTTTATATGCAGGAAAACCCGATATCCCAAGTAGCACCGCTGATGACCGCTTTTGCTGCGCATGAATTTTTCCACATTGTCACGCCGCTCAATATTCACAGCGAAGTGATTGAACCATACAATTTTGAGACCCCCGTACCATCGCAGCATCTCTGGCTGTATGAAGGCGCTACCGAATGGGCACAAATGATGATGCGCGTGTGTGGTGGATTGATCAATGAACAACAGTTCCTTGGAGTGATTACTCAAAAACTCAAAATCAGTGACGGATTTCGCAAGGACGTCAGCCTTCAGGAATTGAGCCTCGGATCTTTCGGAGAACTAAACAGCCAATATCAGAATATCTATTATAAAGGCGCTTTGACGGCTATGATTCTCGACATGAAACTGCTTGAACTGTCCAAAGGCAAAACAGGGCTGCGAGAAATTATCAAGCAATTGTCGAAAAAATACGGACCGAAAAAGACTTTCTCGGAAAAAAATTTCTTTGACGAATTTGTTGCTATGACGTATCCTGAAATCACCGATTTTTTTGAACGTTATGTAAAAAAAGCTGAACCCTTGCCGCTTAAAGAATATTTGGCAAAAGGCGGCTTCAACTACAATGCAGAAATCCGTACAGGACAATACAAAGCCGATACCGGAAAGTATGCGCTGACCGTTAATGGCGACAATCAGGTTGTTTTTATTCAAGTCGACACGACGCATGCCATCAATCGGGAACTGGGAGTTCATGATGGCGATGTTATGCTTAAGGTCAAATATCAAGATCAGGAAGCAGTGCCATTAGTACAAAACGTCATCCAGTTAGTCAACAGTATTCAAATCGACAGTACGTTTTCGATTTTCATTAAACGCGGCGATCAGGAAAAAGTGCTCACAGCCAAAGCCGGTAAGAAAGAGATCATCGTAACGCATAAACTCGAGTCGATGGAAAATCCATCTAAGGAGCAGCTTGAATTTCGTAAACTGTGGTTATCCAATCGCTAA